A stretch of the Luteimonas sp. JM171 genome encodes the following:
- a CDS encoding ATP-binding cassette domain-containing protein, translating into MTAHIRVRDVVLDVPYFEQPAKAAQNWLGTLVSAATAVPKRKFARLLDGITFDINEGDRVVMLGRNGAGKTTMLRVMTGAFTPTSGHIEVSGTRQALLNLSLGFNQEATVHENIFLRATAMGIESGRIKGMVGEVLEFAELGDIENRRLLTLSAGQRMRLGFAISTVVQHDIMLLDEWFGAGDFGFVRKARERLVDRVTGSKIVVVASHNMELARRLCNRGIVLHHGKLEFVGSVTEAIKFYKGLVEKSKRLQALELEAQIAADADAFE; encoded by the coding sequence ATGACAGCCCATATCCGCGTGCGCGACGTTGTCCTGGACGTCCCTTACTTCGAGCAGCCGGCCAAGGCAGCCCAGAATTGGCTGGGAACCCTGGTCAGCGCCGCCACGGCCGTGCCAAAACGGAAGTTCGCGCGACTCCTTGACGGGATCACGTTTGACATCAACGAGGGCGACCGCGTGGTGATGCTGGGCCGCAACGGCGCCGGCAAGACGACGATGCTCCGCGTGATGACTGGGGCGTTCACGCCCACCAGCGGCCATATCGAGGTCTCGGGCACGCGCCAGGCGCTGCTGAACCTCAGCCTCGGCTTCAACCAGGAAGCAACCGTCCACGAGAACATTTTCCTGCGGGCGACGGCGATGGGGATCGAGTCCGGTCGCATCAAGGGAATGGTCGGCGAGGTATTGGAATTCGCGGAACTGGGCGACATCGAGAATCGGCGGCTGCTTACCTTGTCCGCAGGCCAGCGGATGCGCCTGGGCTTTGCCATCTCCACGGTGGTGCAACACGACATCATGCTGCTCGACGAGTGGTTTGGAGCCGGCGACTTCGGATTCGTCCGCAAGGCCCGCGAGCGCCTGGTGGACAGGGTGACGGGCAGCAAGATCGTGGTCGTGGCAAGCCACAACATGGAGTTGGCGCGGCGGCTGTGCAACCGTGGCATCGTTCTCCACCACGGCAAGCTGGAATTCGTCGGGTCGGTGACCGAAGCAATCAAGTTCTACAAGGGGCTTGTCGAGAAGTCGAAGCGTCTCCAGGCGCTGGAACTGGAAGCGCAGATTGCGGCCGATGCCGATGCCTTTGAGTGA
- a CDS encoding ABC transporter permease yields the protein MYSSWLDIITRYRRTRLGLIWIIIPTAVFVAAIGQVYSTVMGHDPEFYLPYLAIGFVLFRFMTQCLSESGSILRSHKPFIMDGRVRMTDYVLRSIAKAFFFFVCAFVVIAAAVAWSPQTSVVNLLTVLATFPLIMLNSFWLSSCMSMVGARHADSSEMVTTVMRFGMLLTPILWVGDRFPPGTFGWWAVHLNPAYHLITLVRNPILGEPVPSASIWFVAVMTVLGWLLAAVVYRRYARFVPLWI from the coding sequence ATGTACTCCAGCTGGCTGGACATCATCACCCGTTACCGCAGGACGCGGCTTGGCCTCATCTGGATCATCATCCCAACGGCCGTGTTCGTGGCTGCGATCGGGCAGGTGTACTCCACCGTCATGGGACACGACCCGGAGTTCTACCTGCCGTACCTGGCGATCGGATTCGTCCTGTTCCGCTTCATGACCCAGTGCCTGTCGGAATCAGGCTCGATCCTCAGATCACACAAGCCATTCATCATGGATGGACGGGTGCGGATGACGGACTACGTCCTCCGCTCGATCGCCAAGGCCTTCTTCTTTTTCGTTTGCGCGTTCGTGGTCATCGCCGCGGCCGTTGCCTGGTCTCCGCAGACTTCGGTGGTCAACCTGTTGACCGTGCTGGCCACCTTCCCGTTGATCATGCTCAATTCGTTCTGGTTATCCAGCTGCATGTCGATGGTGGGCGCAAGACATGCCGACTCGTCGGAAATGGTCACTACGGTGATGCGCTTTGGCATGCTCCTCACCCCGATTTTGTGGGTGGGCGACCGCTTCCCGCCGGGGACCTTCGGTTGGTGGGCGGTTCACCTCAACCCGGCCTATCACCTCATTACGCTGGTCCGTAACCCCATCCTCGGGGAGCCTGTCCCATCGGCGAGCATCTGGTTCGTTGCCGTCATGACAGTGCTCGGGTGGCTCCTGGCGGCAGTCGTTTATCGTCGATACGCGCGCTTCGTGCCGCTGTGGATTTGA
- a CDS encoding cystathionine gamma-synthase: MTDHRDSAGTGSKAWGPGTRAIHAGQSPDPSTGAVMPPIYATSTYAQSSPGEHQGFEYSRSHNPTRFAYERCAAGLENGTRGFAFASGLAATSTILELLDTGSHVIAMDDVYGGSYRLFEGVRRRSAGLDFDWVDLSDLAKFEAAIRPQTKMVWIETPTNPLLKLVDIAAVAEIARKRGLIVVVDNTFSSPILQHPLELGAHIVVHSATKYLNGHSDMVGGMVVVGDDGQIADRLAYLQNAVGAVQGPFDSFLALRGLKTLHLRMKAHCENAQAIAEFLQGHEAVQEVIYPGLPSHPQHELAKRQMDGFGGIVSIRLKGGYEAAKRFCERTKLFTLAESLGGVESLVNHPAVMTHASVPAERRKELGLGDELVRLSVGIETLADLQEDLGNALGSA, translated from the coding sequence ATGACGGACCATCGCGATTCGGCCGGGACAGGCTCCAAGGCATGGGGCCCCGGCACCCGTGCCATCCATGCTGGCCAGTCGCCGGATCCCAGCACCGGGGCGGTGATGCCGCCCATCTACGCCACGTCCACCTACGCGCAGAGCAGCCCGGGCGAGCATCAGGGCTTTGAGTACTCGCGCAGCCACAACCCGACGCGCTTTGCATACGAGCGCTGCGCTGCCGGGCTGGAAAACGGCACCCGCGGCTTTGCGTTCGCGTCCGGGCTCGCGGCTACCAGCACCATCCTTGAACTGCTCGACACCGGCAGCCACGTCATCGCCATGGACGACGTCTATGGCGGCAGCTACCGGCTGTTCGAAGGCGTGCGCCGCCGCAGCGCGGGGCTGGACTTCGACTGGGTGGATCTGAGCGACCTGGCCAAGTTCGAGGCCGCGATCCGTCCGCAGACGAAGATGGTCTGGATCGAGACCCCCACCAACCCGCTGCTCAAGCTGGTCGACATCGCCGCCGTGGCGGAGATCGCCCGCAAGCGCGGTCTGATCGTGGTGGTGGACAACACTTTCAGCTCGCCGATCCTGCAGCACCCGCTGGAGCTGGGCGCGCACATCGTGGTGCACTCGGCCACCAAGTACCTCAACGGCCACTCCGACATGGTCGGCGGCATGGTGGTGGTCGGTGACGACGGGCAGATTGCGGACAGGCTCGCTTACCTCCAGAACGCCGTGGGTGCGGTGCAGGGCCCGTTCGACAGTTTCCTGGCGCTGCGTGGCCTGAAGACCCTGCACCTGCGCATGAAGGCCCACTGCGAGAACGCGCAGGCGATCGCCGAATTCCTGCAGGGGCACGAGGCGGTGCAGGAAGTGATCTACCCGGGCCTGCCTTCCCACCCGCAGCATGAGCTGGCCAAGCGGCAGATGGACGGGTTCGGCGGGATTGTTTCAATTCGGTTGAAGGGCGGCTATGAGGCGGCGAAGCGGTTCTGCGAGCGGACGAAGCTGTTCACCCTGGCCGAATCGCTGGGTGGGGTGGAGAGCTTGGTGAACCATCCGGCGGTGATGACGCATGCGAGCGTGCCGGCCGAGCGGCGGAAGGAGCTGGGGCTGGGGGATGAACTGGTGCGGCTGAGCGTTGGAATCGAGACGCTCGCGGACCTCCAGGAGGATCTGGGCAACGCCCTGGGTTCCGCCTGA